One genomic window of Quercus robur chromosome 6, dhQueRobu3.1, whole genome shotgun sequence includes the following:
- the LOC126732457 gene encoding cyclin-D4-2-like isoform X2, with protein MAESHDCSTSSLLCAENTNPCFDDVDGNATDGFGVSPSWNHQNNHTHNKDSIFDNIRSESLERFPLQSEERVREMVEREREHLPRDDYLKRLRCGDLDLSFRREALDWIWKAYDHYSFGPSSLCLSMNYLDRFLSINELPRDKSWAVQLLAVACVSLAAKMEETNVPQLVDLQVGEPKFVFGANSIQRMELLVLGTLGWRMQALTPCSFIDYFLSKINKVQYPSILSISRSVQLILSTIKGIDFLEFRPSEIAAAVAISISRQIQEVDIDKAMSCFKHVEKERVVKCLELMKDLSLISGSANVASNLASSVPQSPVGVLDAACLSYKSDELTVGSCANSSHNSPDTRGRHQTDHLK; from the exons ATGGCAGAAAGTCATGACTGTTCCACCTCAAGCCTTCTCTGTGCAGAGAACACCAATCCTTgttttgatgatgttgatggcAATGCCACAGATGGGTTTGGGGTTTCCCCTTCTTGGAACCACCAAAACAATcacacacacaataaagacTCGATTTTTGACAATATTAGATCCGAATCCTTGGAGCGTTTTCCTCTGCAGAGTGAGGAGAGAGTGAGGGAGATggttgagagggagagagagcatTTACCCAGAGATGATTATCTCAAGAGACTGCGCTGTGGGGACTTGGACTTGAGTTTTAGGAGAGAGGCTCTTGATTGGATTTGGAAG GCTTATGATCATTACAGTTTTGGACCATCAAGCCTTTGTCTATCCATGAACTACTTGGATCGCTTCCTATCAATTAATGAATTGCCA AGAGATAAAAGTTGGGCTGTGCAATTGTTAGCTGTAGCTTGTGTGTCATTAGCAGCCAAAATGGAGGAGACTAATGTGCCTCAGTTGGTAGATTTACAG GTGGGAGAACCTAAGTTTGTGTTTGGAGCTAACTCTATACAGAGAATGGAGCTTCTGGTGCTGGGCACATTGGGTTGGAGGATGCAAGCTCTCACCCCTTGTTCATTCATTGATTACTTTCTAAGCAAGATTAACAAAGTTCAGTATCCATCAATATTATCCATTTCTAGATCAGTACAACTCATATTAAGCACAATCAAAG GTATTGACTTCTTGGAATTCAGGCCTTCCGAAATTGCTGCAGCAGTGGCCATTTCTATTTCAAGGCAAATTCAAGAAGTGGACATTGATAAGGCCATGTCCTGTTTCAAACATGTAGAAAAG GAAAGGGTCGTGAAGTGTCTTGAACTGATGAAAGATTTGTCATTGATAAGTGGGTCTGCGAATGTGGCAAGTAACTTAGCTTCGTCTGTGCCCCAAAGCCCTGTTGGGGTTTTAGATGCTGCTTGCTTGAGCTATAAAAGTGATGAATTAACAGTTGGGTCATGTGCAAATTCTTCACATAATAGTCCAGATACAAGGGGAAGACACCAGACAGACCATCTAAAGTAG
- the LOC126732457 gene encoding cyclin-D4-2-like isoform X1, which yields MAESHDCSTSSLLCAENTNPCFDDVDGNATDGFGVSPSWNHQNNHTHNKDSIFDNIRSESLERFPLQSEERVREMVEREREHLPRDDYLKRLRCGDLDLSFRREALDWIWKAYDHYSFGPSSLCLSMNYLDRFLSINELPRDKSWAVQLLAVACVSLAAKMEETNVPQLVDLQVGEPKFVFGANSIQRMELLVLGTLGWRMQALTPCSFIDYFLSKINKVQYPSILSISRSVQLILSTIKGIDFLEFRPSEIAAAVAISISRQIQEVDIDKAMSCFKHVEKFMCGVLQERVVKCLELMKDLSLISGSANVASNLASSVPQSPVGVLDAACLSYKSDELTVGSCANSSHNSPDTRGRHQTDHLK from the exons ATGGCAGAAAGTCATGACTGTTCCACCTCAAGCCTTCTCTGTGCAGAGAACACCAATCCTTgttttgatgatgttgatggcAATGCCACAGATGGGTTTGGGGTTTCCCCTTCTTGGAACCACCAAAACAATcacacacacaataaagacTCGATTTTTGACAATATTAGATCCGAATCCTTGGAGCGTTTTCCTCTGCAGAGTGAGGAGAGAGTGAGGGAGATggttgagagggagagagagcatTTACCCAGAGATGATTATCTCAAGAGACTGCGCTGTGGGGACTTGGACTTGAGTTTTAGGAGAGAGGCTCTTGATTGGATTTGGAAG GCTTATGATCATTACAGTTTTGGACCATCAAGCCTTTGTCTATCCATGAACTACTTGGATCGCTTCCTATCAATTAATGAATTGCCA AGAGATAAAAGTTGGGCTGTGCAATTGTTAGCTGTAGCTTGTGTGTCATTAGCAGCCAAAATGGAGGAGACTAATGTGCCTCAGTTGGTAGATTTACAG GTGGGAGAACCTAAGTTTGTGTTTGGAGCTAACTCTATACAGAGAATGGAGCTTCTGGTGCTGGGCACATTGGGTTGGAGGATGCAAGCTCTCACCCCTTGTTCATTCATTGATTACTTTCTAAGCAAGATTAACAAAGTTCAGTATCCATCAATATTATCCATTTCTAGATCAGTACAACTCATATTAAGCACAATCAAAG GTATTGACTTCTTGGAATTCAGGCCTTCCGAAATTGCTGCAGCAGTGGCCATTTCTATTTCAAGGCAAATTCAAGAAGTGGACATTGATAAGGCCATGTCCTGTTTCAAACATGTAGAAAAG TTTATGTGTGGGGTTTTACAGGAAAGGGTCGTGAAGTGTCTTGAACTGATGAAAGATTTGTCATTGATAAGTGGGTCTGCGAATGTGGCAAGTAACTTAGCTTCGTCTGTGCCCCAAAGCCCTGTTGGGGTTTTAGATGCTGCTTGCTTGAGCTATAAAAGTGATGAATTAACAGTTGGGTCATGTGCAAATTCTTCACATAATAGTCCAGATACAAGGGGAAGACACCAGACAGACCATCTAAAGTAG
- the LOC126732458 gene encoding 14-3-3-like protein GF14 kappa isoform X2: MASSLSREQYVYLAKLAEQAERYEEMVQYMENLVTGSTPVSELTVEERNLLSVAYKNVIGSLRAAWRIVSSIEQKEEGRKNEEHVSLVKQYRSKVEAELSEICAGILRLLESHLVPSASTGESKVFYLKMKGDYHRYLAEFKVGDERKAAAEDTMHSYKAAQDIALTDLAPTHPIRLGLALNFSVFYYEILNSSEKACNMAKQAFEEAIAELDTLGEESYKDSTLIMQLLRDNLTLWTSDMQIDEA; the protein is encoded by the exons ATGGCTTCCTCACTGAGCAGAGAGCAGTACGTGTACCTGGCGAAGCTGGCGGAGCAAGCCGAGCGCTACGAAGAAATGGTACAGTACATGGAGAATCTGGTCACCGGATCAACGCCGGTGTCGGAGCTCACCGTGGAGGAGCGGAACCTCCTATCGGTGGCGTACAAGAACGTGATCGGCTCGCTCAGAGCCGCTTGGCGCATCGTGTCTTCGATCgagcaaaaagaagaagggCGCAAGAACGAGGAGCACGTGTCGCTCGTCAAGCAGTACCGCTCCAAGGTCGAGGCGGAGCTATCGGAGATCTGCGCCGGAATTCTCAGGCTGCTCGAGTCGCACCTGGTGCCTTCTGCTTCCACCGGCGAGTCCAAGGTCTTCTATCTGAAGATGAAAGGTGATTATCACCGCTATTTGGCTGAGTTCAAGGTCGGCGATGAGAGGAAAGCCGCCGCCGAGGACACTATGCACTCTTACAAGGCGGctcag GATATTGCACTCACCGATCTTGCTCCAACACACCCTATAAGGCTGGGGCTGGCACTTAACTTCTCAGTTTTTTACTACGAGATCCTCAATTCATCGGAGAAAGCATGTAACATGGCAAAACAG GCATTCGAGGAAGCTATTGCTGAGCTGGACACATTGGGTGAGGAGTCCTACAAGGACAGCACTCTCATCATGCAATTGCTGAGGGACAACCTCACTCTTTGGACTTCAGATATGCAG ATAGATGAGGCATAA
- the LOC126732458 gene encoding 14-3-3-like protein GF14 kappa isoform X1 codes for MASSLSREQYVYLAKLAEQAERYEEMVQYMENLVTGSTPVSELTVEERNLLSVAYKNVIGSLRAAWRIVSSIEQKEEGRKNEEHVSLVKQYRSKVEAELSEICAGILRLLESHLVPSASTGESKVFYLKMKGDYHRYLAEFKVGDERKAAAEDTMHSYKAAQDIALTDLAPTHPIRLGLALNFSVFYYEILNSSEKACNMAKQAFEEAIAELDTLGEESYKDSTLIMQLLRDNLTLWTSDMQEQIDEA; via the exons ATGGCTTCCTCACTGAGCAGAGAGCAGTACGTGTACCTGGCGAAGCTGGCGGAGCAAGCCGAGCGCTACGAAGAAATGGTACAGTACATGGAGAATCTGGTCACCGGATCAACGCCGGTGTCGGAGCTCACCGTGGAGGAGCGGAACCTCCTATCGGTGGCGTACAAGAACGTGATCGGCTCGCTCAGAGCCGCTTGGCGCATCGTGTCTTCGATCgagcaaaaagaagaagggCGCAAGAACGAGGAGCACGTGTCGCTCGTCAAGCAGTACCGCTCCAAGGTCGAGGCGGAGCTATCGGAGATCTGCGCCGGAATTCTCAGGCTGCTCGAGTCGCACCTGGTGCCTTCTGCTTCCACCGGCGAGTCCAAGGTCTTCTATCTGAAGATGAAAGGTGATTATCACCGCTATTTGGCTGAGTTCAAGGTCGGCGATGAGAGGAAAGCCGCCGCCGAGGACACTATGCACTCTTACAAGGCGGctcag GATATTGCACTCACCGATCTTGCTCCAACACACCCTATAAGGCTGGGGCTGGCACTTAACTTCTCAGTTTTTTACTACGAGATCCTCAATTCATCGGAGAAAGCATGTAACATGGCAAAACAG GCATTCGAGGAAGCTATTGCTGAGCTGGACACATTGGGTGAGGAGTCCTACAAGGACAGCACTCTCATCATGCAATTGCTGAGGGACAACCTCACTCTTTGGACTTCAGATATGCAG GAGCAGATAGATGAGGCATAA